Within the Gloeobacter kilaueensis JS1 genome, the region GTTCTTCGAGAACATCCCAAAAGCGATCAATAAGCTCATCACCCTCCAGCAGGTGGGCCTCGATTACATCCGCCTCGGCCAGCCCGCTCCCACTCTCTCGGGAGGCGAGGCCCAGCGCATCAAACTCGCCACCGAACTGTCGCGCCGTTCGACCGGTAAGACGCTCTATCTGCTCGACGAGCCGAGCACCGGCCTATCGTTCTACGACGTACACAAGTTGCTCGACGTGCTCCAGGCGCTGGTCGAGACGGGCAACACGGTCGTGGTGATCGAGCACAACCTCGACATCCTGCGCGTCTGCGACTGGATCATCGATCTGGGTCCGGAGGGGGGCCGCAAGGGCGGGCAAATTGTCGCCGCCGGTACCCCCGAAGCGGTCGCCGCCGTGCCCGAATCATACACCGGTCAGTTCCTGAGCCGTGTGCTCCAGCAATTTCCCCGCCGGGCCATCGGCTCCGAAGCCGCCCAGTAGTACTATTCCGCTTACTTTTCAGTCCTCGCGGTCAAACCAGGAACGTCCAGATCGCTTCTTTGCCAGTAAGAATAAAGTGCCAGGCAGATAACCTTCAGCGCATAGTAGAGCGTGGTAATAATCGCAAAAGTGATAGCGATCACCAGCAGCGGCTGCTTCGCCGCCAGTACTTCCAGCAGTTCAGCGACCACACCGCGCAGACCAGTCACGATATCCCAACTGTTGAGCCGGACAAAGCGGCCAAGATAGACGCCCACCGCACTCAGCGCGTGGAGGGTCAGTTCTACCGGCAGCACCCAGCGCTTCAGTTGCAAAGATTTGAGGTAGCGGCCCAGGTAGATGAGTGAGACGACGTAGGCCAGAAAGCCCGAGAGGATAAATACGATGTACTCGGGGATGAGCACCAGACCGATCACCCAGGCGGAGTAGTGGCCGTCCCGCGTCTCATCGATGAGATGAATGATGTCGGTGAGCACGTAGGGCGCGTTCGGCAAGAATGCGAGCCAGATGCAGGCTACCAGCCACCAAAAAAACGTGCGCGGTCGGTGCGGCCTAAAAAGCCAGACGCTCAAGGCCAGCGGCACCACCGCCAGAAACAAGTTCCAGCCCATCCAGTGCAGGTTGTGCCTGAGCGCACCGAAGGCTTCAGCGGTCCAGCCGACTAGCGAACCCATCTATCTTCGTCTATTCCGTAACCCTTGCCCGATCCTGGCATATTCGCGCTTCAGTGTTGCGTTTTCAGGAGGTTCGCGCGAAAAGCTACCCTTCAAGTTTCGCGCCCAGGATGTACTGCGCCGCCGCCGCATCACCTTCCGCCTGTCCAATCTGCAGAGCCTGGTGCAATACCAATGTGTCTAGATCGGGCAGTACCTGGGACCGCTGACTCTGAGTACTCAGTTGGGACACAAAAATCGTCACCTGGGACGATCTGCTATCGACAACCCAGTATTCACCCACTCCCATCTGGGCGTACAGGCGACGCTTCGTCTCAAGATCGTCGTTCAGAGTCGAGGCAGATACTTCGATCACCAGATCGGGAGGAGCGTAGACAGCGAGGTCAAGGGGGGCATTGGTGCGCCCAGGCAGCCGCACCTCGTTCAGGTAATAGGCCAGGTCCGGCTGGGCTTCGGCCAGTTCTGCTTTACGCAATGTCGGATTGACCAATCCCCACAGGCGTTGCCCGGAACGGATGGCCCAGGCAAGGACGATGGCAGCAATCAGACTATTGTCCTGGGCATGGGAACGACCAACCGGAGCCATTTCGACCCGCATCCATCCATCGTGATAGTAGAACCTGGCGTGCGTGTAGGCTGGATTATTCGCGAGGTCAATAAAAGTAGCCCAGCTAGCTTGCAGCCAGGTATTTTCTGCAATTGCGGAAGCTGACATCAGCCACTCCTGGCAGGCGTGCCCAGATGCTCCCCATTCTAATCCTCCGCTCAAGCTGGAGCTTTTTGAGAATGGACACTGTCGCATTGTATTGCGAGCACTGCCGAGCTAACTTTTAAGTAGTACAGCCGATTCGATTTTCCCAGGATCGTCGTTCGCTCCAGGCCACTGTAGTTGGAGAACCTGTCATGCCCGAGCTTTCTGCCGCCAGCCGCCGCCAACTGCTCACTAGCCTGACCGGCGGTGCGATTGCCTCGACTACCCTGGCTGCCCTCTACCCGTTGGCCCGCTTCTTTTCACCGCCCGCCAGACAGTGCGCCGCTCCAATTGGCAACGTCGCCCGCGACAACCAGGGCAACGAGATCAGGGTCCATAAGTTGCTGGCAGGAAGCCCCTGCTCTGAAGCACTGAAGCGGGTTCTGGTTCAAAATGGGCGACCTGGAGAAGGTTCACCCGTCTATCTGGTGAGCAATGATTGCCGCCTCGCCGATTACGCGATCAGCGCCGT harbors:
- a CDS encoding DUF1361 domain-containing protein encodes the protein MGSLVGWTAEAFGALRHNLHWMGWNLFLAVVPLALSVWLFRPHRPRTFFWWLVACIWLAFLPNAPYVLTDIIHLIDETRDGHYSAWVIGLVLIPEYIVFILSGFLAYVVSLIYLGRYLKSLQLKRWVLPVELTLHALSAVGVYLGRFVRLNSWDIVTGLRGVVAELLEVLAAKQPLLVIAITFAIITTLYYALKVICLALYSYWQRSDLDVPGLTARTEK
- a CDS encoding Uma2 family endonuclease; the protein is MRQCPFSKSSSLSGGLEWGASGHACQEWLMSASAIAENTWLQASWATFIDLANNPAYTHARFYYHDGWMRVEMAPVGRSHAQDNSLIAAIVLAWAIRSGQRLWGLVNPTLRKAELAEAQPDLAYYLNEVRLPGRTNAPLDLAVYAPPDLVIEVSASTLNDDLETKRRLYAQMGVGEYWVVDSRSSQVTIFVSQLSTQSQRSQVLPDLDTLVLHQALQIGQAEGDAAAAQYILGAKLEG
- a CDS encoding Rieske 2Fe-2S domain-containing protein; its protein translation is MPELSAASRRQLLTSLTGGAIASTTLAALYPLARFFSPPARQCAAPIGNVARDNQGNEIRVHKLLAGSPCSEALKRVLVQNGRPGEGSPVYLVSNDCRLADYAISAVCPHQGCVVPWNSESQIFSCPCHSSRFDPEGRLLKGPAKQSLALLAVRVQDDRVLLLPRQGNR